One genomic window of Hydra vulgaris chromosome 03, alternate assembly HydraT2T_AEP includes the following:
- the LOC136078231 gene encoding uncharacterized protein LOC136078231 produces MLEEVFDVSQKNCEGIIMKDETKDIKTRREDADFLNDQKGARVQKMLGKDKISQKFVKNKTKREMKIKNQRMKESVRKQKELVTEKYENTTKNFNTLDDNQDEEYLQPSRKIRKSNVVPLIVPKNIGKDLAPTASRYGISSTALSATLASLINNSSGTTDDFSISKRSILRQKKLSIRKTACNIKDNFITLAKGKSLTVHFDSKIMLEMKELGKEKVERVAVLISSPDLSESQLLGILIVEDGTAESLGKAIKKTLQDWELFDYVDCLSFDTTVTNTGWLKGVCTLIEQWSGKALIWMACHHHVYELHIKHFSNVLTGGKTSGPKTELFDRLKGNWKSILEKKINYDNLKRFDSEKKIISFLEKQVGLIVLFRLMCLVISFNNKVF; encoded by the exons ATGCTAGAGGAGGTATTTGATGTAAGTCAAAAGAATTGTGAAGGTATTATTATGAAAGATGAAACTAAAGATATAAAAACTAGAAGAGAAGATGCAGATTTTCTTAACGACCAGAAAGGAGCGCGTGTTCAGAAAATGTTGGGTAAagataaaatttcacaaaaatttgtaaaaaacaaaacaaaaagagaaatgaaaataaaaaatcaaagaatgAAAGAGTCCGTAAGAAAACAGAAAGAGTTGGTTACTGAGAAATAtgaaaacacaacaaaaaattttaatactttagatGATAACCAAGATGAAGAGTATCTACAGCCTtctagaaaaattagaaaatctaATGTTGTTCCTCTTATTGTTCCAAAAAATATAGGAAAAGATTTAGCTCCAACAGCATCACGATATGGAATAAGTTCGACTGCACTGAGTGCAACTCTTGCTTCTCTTATAAATAATAGTTCTGGAACGACAGATGATTTTTCTATTTCTAAACGAAGTATTTTGAGGcagaaaaaattaagtataagaAAAACTGCCTGTAATATTAAAGACAACTTTATTACATTGGCTAAGGGTAAAAGTCTTACTGTGCATTTTGACTCAAAAATTATGTTAGAAATGAAAGAACTTGgtaaagaaaaagttgaaagagTAGCTGTACTAATCAGTTCACCAGATCTCTCAGAGTCCCAACTTTTGGGTATTTTAATTGTGGAAGATGGCACTGCTGAGTCTCTTGggaaagcaatcaaaaaaactttacaagacTGGGAGCTATTTGACTATGTTGATTGTCTGTCCTTTGACACCACTGTTACAAATACTGGTTGGCTAAAAGGAGTCTGTACTCTTATTGAGCAGTGGAGCGGAAAAGCTTTAATTTGGATGGCTTGTCATCATCACGTTTATGAATTACATATaaag cACTTCTCAAATGTTCTTACTGGTGGTAAAACAAGTGGACCAAAGACTGAGTTATTTGATAGGCTGAAGGGTAATTGGAAATCGATTCTTGAAAAGAAGATAAATTATGATAACCTAAAAAGATTtgactcagaaaaaaaaattatatcttttttggaaaagCAGGTTGGTTTAATTGTCCTATTTAGATTAATGTGTttagtaataagttttaataataaagttttttga